Part of the Woronichinia naegeliana WA131 genome, ATATTTACGATTATAACATACCTATCCTATTATCCCTCTTTCATCATTAGTTTTGTTAATAAGCCATTAAAAACCTAAAGTAAATTTTTGAATTACCTCGGTAGTACCTGCTACTTTTTCTGCCTTTCCTTGAGAAAACACATTTCTACCCCATTGTTGCAACAGTTTGGCAAAGGTATCATCTAACAGATTTTGACGGCGTTCTAGGATGGGATAAACCACCGCAGGATCATTACTCTCTTCTTTTGCTTGTAAGACTTCTAATAAAAACTCCTGATATTTCTTCATACTTCCCGCTTGAGGCTTGAAATATTGCCCCAATTGTTGCGCCATATTCCGTAACCAAGCCGCAGGATTATTATTTCCTTGTTGTTCTAACCATGTTGCATAGTTTTCCATCACCTGCAAAAATTCGGGATCAATCAATTCCTGATTTGCTTGCAGAATATTATTGAGTTCCTCATCATCAGCACAAGCGAGCAACTGTTCAATTAAATTAAGATAAGCTTGTAATCTGGCTTCATCCATAACCGTACTATCTAACCCTAAATAGTTAAGATAAAACTATAGTCAATCAAATAATCACATAAGCAAGTGGGCTTAATTAATTGTCAGATGGGTCACAGGCTTCCATCCAGTGGACGGGCAAGATGCCCATCCCACATTTCATATTTAACTTCAACCAGCTACTTAAATCATAGTCTAGCATGATTGTAGGATAATAACTGATTAATCAGGCTTAGATAAACTCATCCTAAAAACTTCTTAAATTTTTATTACTTTGGACATACTTCAAAAGCTAATTGTGAATTATAAAAACAAACATCAAACTCCTTAAAAAAATTTGTCCTTCCTAAAAGTAGGGGAATATTATCAACTCTCGCCCATGCAAAAACTAAACTAATGGAAGGAAAATGACCAACTTTTGCTAATACTAATAAACCCTTAGCTTCTTGTTGTGATAAATTACCAGCTAAGGGAATAGAAATAGTTTGTTTTTCCCAAATAGCTCCCAATCGTAAACCAATTTGATAGGGTAAAACATTAACACTGGCTCCAGTGTCCAACAATCCCATTACATCCAAATCTTGATTTTGATAAGTTAATCTTAAGGGTAAATAAGGAATATAATCAATCACCCCCAATAAATCAGTTTTGGGTTGAAAATTAAACCTTTGAGAATCAAACATTTTGTAATTCTTTTTCCGATTCTAACAATGTCATTAATTGATGAGCCGCTTGATTAGAATTACGAAGTTGAGCTAAATAAGCTTCTTCATTGATTACCTCTTCATCCTTTCTTAATTCAGTTACTAACAACACCAGAAAGTCAAGTTTTTCTCGATAAGACAAGCTTTGCACTTGAGAAACTAAATTTGAGTCTTTCATAATCCCCGATTTAAACTATGTTAGTATGTAACCATATTTTGTCGAAAAGAGCAAGTCTCTAGCCATTTATTGAGAAATGGTCATAGATTCAATTTTATCTTTGCGTAAAACGCTATATTACAATGGCAGTTACCTCATCTTGTTGAAAGCTAAAACAATAATTTGTAATCAGATGTTTGAGTGAAACCGCGATCGCTGTTTAAGCTCTCAAAATCCAAGGCGATCGCGCCTTATTCCCTAATCCGAAACTCTAACCAATTATCCAAATCTGCAAGCTCACTGAAATCTAGCAGAGCTTCCCCCAAATCATCCAACTGCTCAAGCGTCAAACTATTAATCACTTGAATACGGCGATCGCTAATCTTGCCAAACCGCCGAGATAACTGACGAATCAGCAAACGAATCTCTCCCTCTTGGCGACCCTCTTGACGACCCTCCTGTTTAGCCTCTTGATAGACTCGTGTTTGCTTAATATCACTCAGTAAAAACATTGCTTGAATCTCCTCTCGGCTCAATTGGGCAAATTTGGAAACCAAAACCGTCTCCAATAAATCTATAATATCGTGGGTTACTAAAGGATCAGCAATTTCTGTTTTTGCTCTTTCCAATAATTGTTGGACTAAAACAGGAGCTTGAACATCTTGAGCTAGGATTAACTGAATCAATCCGACTCCAATAGAACCCGATCGCACTTCATCTAAATAGATAGGAATAATTCGACCACTATTAATCAATTCCTGTTGGTAAAGCGTTAAAGCTGTCACCTCAAAACGACGTTGGGCAAAAAGAGCAACAGCCTTCCAATCCTGAACAGGTTTATATTGATTCAAATAGAGATTAATTTCAGCAATTAATTCCCAGTAAAAATCATGTTTATTTTGGAATTGTACCTCGACAAAATAGAGGGGCTTATCCTCTCTATCAGGCATAAAAATTCCATCAAAACGAAAGGCTTTTTCTTTAACTTCAGCAGAAATAAATTTATAATGAGTTGCATCTTCAAGGGGCTGTCCTAACAATTCAAAATAACAAAGAATGAAAAGTCAGAAATAATTGATAAAATATTGTGTCAGTACGCATACTATTTCGTTAGAGCAGACCGTTTTACAAAAAGGGGAATCAACATTTTATTGTACCTTTTCTAATATTAAGTTCTATTATGTGTCGAAAAGCTTCGGCGATAATTTGCGATCAGATTTTTGTGTCAAATCGCGATCGCTGTTTAAGTTCTAAAAATGGAAGGCGATCGCGCCTTATTCCCTAATCCGAAACTCTAACCAATTATCCAAATCCGCAAGCTCACTGAAATCTAGCAGAGCTTCCCCCAAATCCTCCAACTGCTCAACAGTCAAACTATTAATCACTTGAACACGGCGATCATCAATCTTACCAAAACGCTTGGATAAAAGACGCAGAACTAACCGCGCTTCACCTTCTTGGCGGCCTTCCTGACGACCTTCCTGACGGCCTTCCTGACGACCTTCCTGAAGGCCTTCTTGTTTAGCTTCTTGATAGACC contains:
- a CDS encoding Rpn family recombination-promoting nuclease/putative transposase, which encodes MLGQPLEDATHYKFISAEVKEKAFRFDGIFMPDREDKPLYFVEVQFQNKHDFYWELIAEINLYLNQYKPVQDWKAVALFAQRRFEVTALTLYQQELINSGRIIPIYLDEVRSGSIGVGLIQLILAQDVQAPVLVQQLLERAKTEIADPLVTHDIIDLLETVLVSKFAQLSREEIQAMFLLSDIKQTRVYQEAKQEGRQEGRQEGEIRLLIRQLSRRFGKISDRRIQVINSLTLEQLDDLGEALLDFSELADLDNWLEFRIRE
- a CDS encoding retroviral-like aspartic protease yields the protein MFDSQRFNFQPKTDLLGVIDYIPYLPLRLTYQNQDLDVMGLLDTGASVNVLPYQIGLRLGAIWEKQTISIPLAGNLSQQEAKGLLVLAKVGHFPSISLVFAWARVDNIPLLLGRTNFFKEFDVCFYNSQLAFEVCPK